One Fuerstiella marisgermanici DNA window includes the following coding sequences:
- a CDS encoding AI-2E family transporter, protein MIITPESSSESFRQIVEADHAGADSGAAKLRRRRRDRMEMIRTTSVVVIAFLLMTQAFYVAAAVMIPVISAVVISLALRPIVRKLSSYGLPDAVAAFITLGLLTGVTVLLASRLITPASEWMSRTPIKFKLRQLEQKLEPLREPLESVQEASHEISKAVDKSTATPSDELSAPEAVVIKPPNLVSAMLSSTWQLAAGSLLCIVLTFFFLAKGEALLEHIAVVLPFEASGTSCESGVAAVERSISRYLLTVSVINACLGASVAAACWLVGVPNALLWGAMATLLNFLPYIGGLVGAGVVLLVSLFTFDSIAYASLAPLAYVTLTAIEGNFVTPSVLGRSMSLNPLVVILSLTYWTWLWGAAGAVLAVPLLAIFVSACRQFNGTRPLAAMLSD, encoded by the coding sequence ATGATCATCACACCTGAGTCATCTTCCGAATCCTTCCGACAAATCGTGGAAGCGGATCACGCAGGTGCAGATTCCGGAGCGGCGAAGTTGCGCCGTAGACGCCGCGATCGAATGGAGATGATCCGAACCACATCCGTTGTTGTCATCGCATTTCTGTTAATGACTCAGGCGTTTTACGTGGCAGCGGCCGTGATGATTCCCGTCATCTCGGCCGTTGTCATTTCGCTGGCACTACGACCGATCGTACGCAAGCTCAGCTCGTATGGTTTGCCAGACGCTGTCGCGGCTTTCATCACACTGGGCCTTTTGACAGGTGTCACCGTTCTTCTGGCGTCCCGTCTTATCACGCCAGCAAGCGAATGGATGTCGCGAACGCCAATCAAGTTTAAGCTGCGACAGCTGGAGCAAAAGCTGGAACCGCTGCGCGAGCCGCTCGAAAGCGTGCAGGAAGCGTCTCACGAAATCTCAAAAGCTGTCGACAAGTCGACGGCAACGCCCTCCGACGAACTCAGCGCGCCTGAGGCCGTTGTGATCAAGCCGCCCAACTTAGTTTCTGCGATGTTGAGTTCCACGTGGCAGCTAGCGGCAGGCAGCTTGTTATGCATCGTGCTAACGTTCTTCTTTCTGGCGAAAGGGGAAGCGCTGCTTGAGCACATTGCAGTCGTACTTCCGTTTGAAGCGTCCGGCACGTCCTGCGAAAGCGGAGTAGCCGCCGTGGAACGCAGTATCTCGCGTTACCTTCTGACGGTGAGTGTGATCAACGCGTGCTTAGGAGCCAGCGTGGCCGCGGCCTGCTGGCTGGTTGGAGTGCCCAATGCTCTGCTGTGGGGGGCCATGGCGACACTGCTGAATTTCCTTCCTTACATTGGCGGCCTGGTCGGAGCTGGCGTGGTGCTGTTAGTGTCGCTGTTTACCTTCGACTCAATCGCCTACGCCAGCCTCGCGCCGCTCGCGTATGTGACGCTCACCGCAATCGAAGGGAACTTTGTCACGCCGTCGGTGCTGGGACGATCGATGAGTTTGAACCCGCTGGTTGTGATTCTGTCACTGACTTACTGGACGTGGCTGTGGGGCGCGGCCGGGGCGGTGCTTGCGGTTCCGTTGCTGGCAATCTTCGTCTCGGCGTGTCGGCAATTTAACGGCACTCGCCCGCTGGCGGCGATGCTAAGCGATTGA
- a CDS encoding ISAs1 family transposase, which produces MSTVELAVTQELTGNIVHYFDQLKDPRSNINRLHLLGDVIVIAICGVLANADGPSAIAEWARLNADGLQKHLALPHGIPKKDTYRRVLSLLKPNDFQACFVQWIESLEGLSDEQKEGYRKQIAIDGKALRRSHDKKNGLGALFIVSAWASDQGISLGQVATEEKSNEITAIPKLLNEINIDEAIITIDAAGCQKNIAQQIVSGNADYVLALKGNQPKLYEVVQKFFLDHLEDDFARCPVSRYEETEKGHGRQEQRIYYQATVPVDFDVGHKWAGLKTIGTAIRMYEQDGIHHSDVRYYISSLRRKGELFATTVRGHWAIENTLHWSLDMTYREDESRVRNRIFANNLSWLRRITLSLIKKHPGKQSNVMKRRMAGWNIDYLMQILTGKTT; this is translated from the coding sequence ATGTCGACAGTTGAACTGGCGGTCACCCAGGAGCTGACAGGAAACATTGTTCATTACTTTGATCAATTGAAAGACCCGCGTTCCAACATCAATCGTCTGCATCTGCTTGGTGATGTGATTGTGATCGCCATTTGCGGAGTGCTGGCCAACGCCGACGGCCCCAGTGCGATTGCGGAATGGGCGCGACTGAATGCCGATGGCCTGCAGAAACACCTGGCACTTCCGCATGGCATTCCGAAAAAAGATACGTACCGGCGCGTCCTTTCTCTCCTGAAGCCGAACGACTTTCAAGCGTGCTTCGTGCAATGGATTGAATCGCTGGAAGGACTTTCCGACGAACAGAAAGAAGGCTACAGAAAACAGATTGCGATTGATGGCAAAGCACTCCGTCGATCACATGACAAAAAGAATGGGCTGGGTGCGTTGTTCATCGTGAGTGCGTGGGCTTCTGATCAGGGGATTTCTCTGGGACAGGTGGCGACGGAAGAGAAGTCGAACGAGATCACCGCGATCCCGAAATTACTGAACGAAATCAATATCGATGAGGCGATCATTACGATTGACGCAGCGGGTTGTCAAAAAAACATTGCGCAGCAGATCGTGTCTGGCAATGCAGACTATGTGTTAGCCCTGAAAGGCAACCAACCGAAACTCTATGAGGTCGTGCAGAAGTTTTTTCTCGATCACCTGGAGGATGACTTCGCTCGCTGTCCCGTCAGTCGCTATGAAGAAACAGAGAAGGGACACGGTCGGCAGGAACAGAGAATCTACTATCAGGCGACCGTGCCTGTCGATTTTGACGTGGGCCACAAATGGGCCGGACTCAAGACCATCGGAACGGCGATCCGAATGTACGAGCAGGACGGCATTCATCATTCTGACGTTCGCTACTACATCAGCAGTCTGCGTCGCAAAGGCGAGCTGTTCGCAACAACGGTTCGTGGTCACTGGGCCATAGAAAACACGCTGCACTGGAGTCTCGACATGACCTACCGCGAGGATGAGAGTCGAGTCCGAAACCGAATCTTCGCGAACAATTTGTCATGGCTCAGACGAATCACACTCAGCCTCATCAAGAAACATCCTGGCAAACAAAGCAACGTCATGAAAAGAAGAATGGCCGGATGGAACATTGACTATTTGATGCAAATCCTTACCGGCAAAACAACTTAG
- a CDS encoding phage holin family protein, translating into MITQQRSAPTDGDRASSKQKPPRQRGIGALLHDAIALIELQGKLFVHDLHQLKSGSGPALLMLALGVILAFATVPVLLLGLGWMLASLADWPVWLATVTVAAVGGVVPALGLLIIGWKTLLRKSSVVTRSTTELKCNTDWLKRRLKSM; encoded by the coding sequence ATGATCACTCAGCAACGAAGTGCACCAACAGACGGCGACAGGGCGTCATCGAAACAGAAGCCTCCGCGGCAGCGAGGCATCGGAGCTTTGCTGCACGACGCAATCGCGTTGATTGAACTTCAAGGAAAACTGTTCGTTCACGATCTGCACCAGCTGAAATCGGGTTCCGGGCCAGCTTTGTTAATGCTGGCACTAGGCGTGATTCTGGCATTCGCAACCGTCCCTGTATTGCTGCTGGGTTTGGGCTGGATGCTCGCATCATTGGCCGATTGGCCGGTGTGGCTGGCAACAGTCACGGTCGCGGCCGTTGGAGGTGTCGTACCGGCTCTTGGCCTGCTAATCATTGGCTGGAAGACGCTGCTGCGCAAGTCCAGCGTCGTCACCCGATCAACCACAGAACTCAAATGTAACACAGACTGGCTGAAGCGAAGGTTGAAGTCGATGTAA
- a CDS encoding CsbD family protein — translation MITQQELQGNWNELKGCLREKWGQLSDDDFAKAKGSVDRLIGTIQKRTGESKANVEAFLDSAVQSGASGFSQAAENIRDYASSLSEATHEQYDHAQEALAAGLGSATETVRRRPAESVAVCFGAGLIAGAVLGLILRNKA, via the coding sequence ATGATTACGCAGCAGGAACTTCAAGGAAACTGGAACGAGCTCAAAGGGTGTCTTCGCGAAAAATGGGGACAGCTTAGTGATGACGACTTCGCGAAAGCCAAGGGCAGTGTCGACCGCCTGATTGGCACGATTCAAAAACGGACTGGTGAATCGAAGGCGAACGTCGAAGCGTTCCTTGATTCGGCCGTGCAATCAGGGGCATCCGGCTTCAGCCAAGCGGCTGAGAACATTCGCGACTATGCCTCAAGCCTGTCCGAGGCGACTCACGAACAGTATGACCATGCTCAGGAGGCTCTGGCGGCCGGTCTGGGTTCGGCGACTGAGACAGTGCGACGTCGGCCTGCCGAATCCGTTGCTGTGTGTTTCGGTGCCGGCCTGATTGCCGGTGCCGTTCTGGGACTCATCCTTCGCAACAAAGCATAA
- a CDS encoding carbon storage regulator, with protein sequence MLVLSRKLGEEILIDGHIRVRVIQCGNGRVRLGVIAPREVEVLRSEIAFDGNANPTQSIKLREMAGVA encoded by the coding sequence ATGCTGGTACTTTCACGCAAACTCGGTGAAGAGATTCTGATCGACGGCCACATTCGCGTTCGAGTGATCCAATGCGGCAATGGACGCGTGCGACTGGGAGTCATCGCTCCACGCGAAGTCGAAGTGCTTCGGTCGGAAATTGCTTTCGACGGCAACGCAAACCCGACTCAGTCGATCAAGCTGCGTGAGATGGCTGGCGTTGCGTAG
- a CDS encoding mechanosensitive ion channel family protein, producing MLRRAMLLSGLIALPLLLALTGSASAQDEQPASPDPATETDAEAESPEAPKAVNVTEVAMDAEIDQRLREILRSTEWFRDEAVSVENGVVFLTGTTSDEKYRKWAGDLATRTEDVVAVVNRIKVTEPPILDFSPALAVTRDMGRTVIRSLPLLALSLALLILTWFAARAAKRIGDVTILRRVDTALLREVARKAIAIPVFLLGMFLILRVTGLSQLAMTVVGGTGLFGLVIGIAFRDIAENFLASILLSMQNPFRYGDLIEVSGHTGYVQRVNTRGTLLMTPDGNHVQIPNSDIFKGTIINYTSNPNRRFSFQIGIGYDAPATKAQDTAMEVLREHPAILNDPEPQVLVEQLASSTINLTIYAWVDANQHSLLKVKSSVMRLVLKAFDQAGFPMPDDQREIVFPSGVPVQMLEHQPERRPSGAGTPGSRDGAAQDSAVQARTMATEEEEVTNSAEGDFSSEAEDLREQARKSRDPDGEETDLLESANSATSVRS from the coding sequence ATGCTCCGACGGGCAATGCTACTGTCCGGGCTGATTGCACTCCCGCTTCTGCTCGCTCTAACCGGATCTGCATCGGCGCAGGACGAGCAGCCAGCGTCACCGGATCCGGCGACTGAAACAGACGCCGAAGCCGAGAGCCCGGAAGCTCCCAAGGCAGTAAATGTCACCGAAGTGGCCATGGACGCTGAGATTGACCAGCGTCTGCGGGAAATTCTGCGATCGACCGAATGGTTCCGCGATGAAGCAGTCTCGGTTGAAAATGGAGTTGTCTTCCTCACCGGTACAACGAGCGACGAAAAGTACCGGAAATGGGCCGGAGATCTCGCCACCAGAACCGAAGACGTCGTGGCGGTGGTCAACCGGATCAAAGTGACCGAGCCGCCGATTCTGGATTTTTCGCCAGCCTTGGCGGTGACTCGGGACATGGGCCGAACTGTCATTCGCTCGCTTCCACTTCTCGCGCTTTCGTTAGCATTGCTGATTCTGACGTGGTTTGCAGCCAGAGCTGCTAAACGGATTGGCGACGTGACCATTTTAAGGCGGGTCGACACTGCACTGCTGCGTGAAGTTGCGCGGAAGGCCATTGCGATTCCCGTCTTCCTGCTTGGCATGTTTCTCATTCTGCGAGTCACCGGTTTAAGCCAACTGGCGATGACCGTAGTTGGCGGAACGGGGTTGTTCGGATTGGTGATCGGTATCGCGTTTCGCGACATCGCCGAAAACTTTCTGGCCAGTATCCTGCTCAGCATGCAGAACCCTTTTCGGTACGGTGATCTGATCGAAGTCAGCGGGCACACGGGTTACGTTCAGCGCGTGAACACGCGAGGCACGTTGTTGATGACCCCCGACGGGAACCATGTGCAGATACCTAACTCTGATATCTTCAAGGGAACGATCATCAACTACACGTCGAACCCAAATCGCCGATTTTCGTTTCAAATCGGGATCGGCTACGACGCTCCGGCCACGAAGGCTCAGGACACCGCCATGGAGGTGTTACGAGAGCACCCGGCAATTCTGAATGATCCTGAGCCGCAGGTGCTGGTCGAGCAACTTGCCTCGTCGACGATCAACCTCACCATCTACGCGTGGGTTGATGCCAATCAGCACAGCCTGCTGAAAGTGAAATCTTCGGTCATGCGACTCGTGCTGAAAGCCTTCGACCAGGCAGGCTTTCCAATGCCGGATGATCAGCGAGAGATCGTGTTCCCCAGCGGCGTTCCTGTCCAAATGCTCGAACACCAACCCGAACGCCGGCCGTCAGGTGCCGGCACGCCAGGCTCCCGCGACGGTGCCGCTCAGGATTCGGCCGTCCAGGCCAGAACCATGGCGACCGAAGAGGAAGAAGTCACTAATTCCGCGGAGGGCGATTTCAGCAGTGAGGCTGAAGATTTGCGTGAGCAAGCTCGCAAATCTCGTGATCCGGATGGTGAAGAGACCGACCTGCTGGAATCGGCAAATTCAGCCACTAGTGTTCGTTCGTGA
- a CDS encoding protein phosphatase 2C domain-containing protein: MRSLHDDHAATQQFLFADFHRSIHIHHTSLQLDDDSRDFSGSQGQLIMVAEGLGPEDGVQRASTIAVDAVTKYLLNAFQIAEQARVGDSLFEEKLLEALEHCQQTMRREGDVIEAHYGMGAEVTVAYIVWPDLYVVQAGRTSCCLWRNAAVTSVGRAAPSEVVGGVAKKLTPVFSHTDLRLGDKLLLCSHGVRQVMDDFQVTAILNQQQSAERLSTELADSARLAGCDEATVVVACFDGGVSPEPAVQRETVPVEDAEAADRQKEPVPLSVSSSIDDGADRGAARE; encoded by the coding sequence GTGCGGTCTCTCCACGACGATCACGCGGCGACGCAGCAGTTTCTGTTCGCCGACTTTCACCGTTCCATTCACATCCATCATACCAGCCTGCAGCTCGACGACGATTCCCGCGATTTCAGTGGCTCACAGGGGCAACTGATTATGGTGGCGGAAGGTCTCGGCCCTGAGGATGGCGTTCAGCGAGCCAGCACCATCGCCGTGGACGCAGTGACGAAATATCTGCTGAATGCTTTTCAGATCGCGGAACAGGCACGTGTTGGCGACAGTCTGTTCGAAGAAAAGCTGCTGGAAGCTTTGGAACACTGTCAGCAGACCATGCGGCGCGAAGGCGACGTTATCGAAGCCCACTACGGCATGGGGGCTGAAGTGACGGTGGCTTACATCGTTTGGCCCGATCTTTATGTTGTCCAGGCAGGCCGAACAAGTTGCTGCCTGTGGCGAAATGCGGCTGTTACAAGCGTTGGCCGAGCGGCACCGTCGGAAGTTGTTGGCGGCGTCGCCAAGAAGTTAACTCCAGTGTTCTCCCATACTGATTTACGCTTAGGCGACAAACTGCTGTTGTGTTCACACGGCGTGCGGCAGGTCATGGACGACTTTCAAGTCACGGCAATTCTTAACCAGCAGCAGTCGGCCGAGCGACTAAGTACAGAACTCGCCGATAGCGCGCGACTGGCAGGCTGTGATGAGGCGACTGTTGTGGTCGCGTGTTTCGACGGTGGCGTGTCTCCCGAGCCTGCCGTCCAACGGGAAACGGTTCCAGTTGAAGATGCTGAGGCGGCAGATCGCCAAAAGGAGCCGGTGCCGCTGTCGGTCAGCTCTTCAATAGACGACGGTGCCGATCGCGGCGCAGCACGAGAGTGA